From Humisphaera borealis, the proteins below share one genomic window:
- a CDS encoding lipid-A-disaccharide synthase — translation MNQAFAGEADRIDTPQGVSASDTPAAAGLAMKGTSRPLRVFITAAEVSGDRHAAQFIRSLKQLCPDVIVEGVGGPEMASAGAIVHRNTVTNAAMGIRGALRAVEVYGLLRWTRTHFDTQKPDLWVGVDSPSMNFHFARAAKERGIPTLQFVAPQLWAWASWRMAKLRRWVDQVACILPFEEAFFRGHSVNATFVGHPLFDELPAYRPSTRHDGQPGRPPVVGLLPGSRKGVADANFPRQLRVAAEILRRFPDARFKVPTTAATDPVVRRHIAVAKIPIEKLDVALGAFETLVPQCDLCITVSGTATLHVASFGVPMIVVYAGNRVIWNALGRWLIKMRTYAMVNLLADEDPLQPVTAGREHLVPEFVPWYGPVTSVAELAIDLLTNRPRLNEQRQKLIKLVRHLDHPGASDNVARMAMQMVQPTDAAAISTSGRSL, via the coding sequence ATGAACCAGGCGTTCGCCGGAGAAGCTGATCGGATCGACACGCCTCAAGGCGTTTCGGCGTCCGACACGCCAGCGGCGGCAGGCCTGGCCATGAAGGGTACGTCACGTCCACTGCGAGTGTTTATCACAGCGGCCGAGGTCAGCGGCGACCGCCATGCCGCTCAGTTTATTCGGTCCCTCAAGCAGTTGTGTCCCGACGTCATCGTCGAGGGTGTCGGCGGACCGGAAATGGCGTCTGCCGGCGCGATCGTCCATCGAAACACGGTTACCAACGCGGCGATGGGAATTCGCGGTGCCCTCCGAGCCGTCGAGGTTTACGGCCTGCTGCGCTGGACTCGGACCCACTTCGACACGCAAAAGCCCGATCTTTGGGTCGGCGTTGATTCCCCATCCATGAACTTTCACTTCGCCCGCGCCGCCAAGGAGCGGGGAATCCCTACGTTGCAGTTCGTCGCGCCCCAGCTTTGGGCCTGGGCATCCTGGAGGATGGCAAAACTCCGCCGGTGGGTTGATCAGGTCGCTTGCATCCTTCCCTTCGAGGAAGCGTTCTTTCGCGGCCATTCGGTCAACGCCACCTTTGTCGGACATCCCCTTTTTGACGAACTTCCGGCCTATCGACCGTCAACCAGGCACGATGGCCAGCCCGGTCGGCCGCCGGTCGTCGGCCTTCTGCCCGGTAGCCGCAAGGGCGTTGCCGATGCCAATTTCCCCCGGCAACTTCGGGTCGCGGCGGAAATCCTTCGTCGGTTTCCCGACGCCCGATTCAAGGTACCCACAACGGCCGCGACCGATCCTGTCGTCCGCCGTCATATCGCAGTCGCGAAGATACCGATCGAGAAGTTGGACGTGGCACTCGGAGCGTTCGAAACACTGGTCCCCCAGTGCGACCTTTGCATCACTGTCTCGGGCACGGCGACTTTGCACGTAGCGAGCTTCGGTGTGCCCATGATCGTCGTCTATGCGGGCAATCGAGTGATCTGGAATGCCCTGGGGCGCTGGCTCATCAAGATGCGAACTTACGCGATGGTGAACCTGCTCGCCGATGAGGACCCGCTTCAACCGGTGACCGCAGGTCGCGAACACCTGGTTCCTGAGTTCGTTCCCTGGTACGGCCCGGTCACCTCTGTCGCGGAACTCGCGATCGATCTTCTGACGAACCGCCCGAGGCTTAACGAGCAACGGCAGAAACTCATCAAGCTGGTTCGTCATCTCGATCACCCGGGCGCGTCGGACAATGTGGCGAGGATGGCGATGCAAATGGTGCAACCGACTGATGCCGCGGCCATTTCGACTTCCGGCCGAAGCCTGTAA
- a CDS encoding C45 family autoproteolytic acyltransferase/hydolase yields MSLACLPLRAAARQADPDDLLEAAIFHWMDLAQPADAASAKTIAIEARLSRAAGLPSEASGATVDVRYRWPDKLRASVTAAGEEHRAGRDGQQLWVHQPAKKFGLIGKSGVPRFTADAKSIDKSVLPPFELPIGKFKMRAVLLAVESSHAGQEKIGDFDCTILKLKVMKLAAELIGVSTNAVIHVWLRNDLLPMRITVNDGNGLDLQIDTISARVSRPAPDEQWQIKPNEQDKIHTVALSHLTRFMEVGPRLMKQEIPTLPRVSGEKKIVAQSGRGRLEMHDGTRVLFLAGSPEDMGRQHGELLKPEIQDVSGKILYGIGVGSSFFKGNWFFGEVENAQSRVVKFVDPRVLREMDALADAADLHRQEARLSNFFPELFHCSGFALLGKSTADGHVYHGRVLDYLRGVGLEQNAVVTVYQPDDGRHAWVNLTYAGFVGSVTAMNEKGISIGEMGGHGYGDWDGKPMAQLVREVMENASTLDEAIAIMKAGPRTCEYYYVVADGKTKQAVGIGATPTTFEVVRPGEAHPKLSKPVEDTVLLSAGDRYDLLSARVKEKWGKFDATAAIELMSRPICMTSNIQSVLFVPDTLDFYVANADGQNVASHTRFTKYNLNELLKKKASEAEQTKAEPSKKRTTGF; encoded by the coding sequence ATGAGTCTCGCTTGTCTGCCGTTGCGGGCGGCCGCCAGGCAGGCAGACCCTGACGACCTGCTTGAGGCAGCGATCTTCCACTGGATGGACCTCGCCCAGCCCGCCGATGCCGCTTCGGCAAAAACCATTGCGATCGAAGCCCGCCTGTCGCGGGCAGCGGGACTGCCGTCGGAGGCATCGGGTGCGACGGTAGATGTCCGCTACAGATGGCCTGACAAACTTCGGGCTTCGGTGACCGCTGCCGGCGAGGAACACCGCGCCGGCCGAGACGGCCAGCAGCTCTGGGTGCACCAGCCTGCCAAGAAGTTCGGTCTGATCGGCAAGTCCGGCGTACCCCGCTTTACCGCCGACGCGAAAAGCATTGACAAGTCGGTGCTGCCGCCCTTCGAGCTTCCGATAGGCAAGTTCAAGATGCGGGCCGTCCTTTTGGCCGTTGAATCAAGCCATGCCGGACAGGAGAAGATCGGCGACTTCGATTGCACGATCTTGAAGTTGAAGGTGATGAAGCTTGCCGCCGAGCTTATCGGTGTCAGCACTAATGCTGTGATCCATGTCTGGCTTCGGAACGACCTGCTCCCGATGCGCATAACGGTCAACGACGGCAACGGGCTCGACCTGCAGATTGATACGATCTCCGCCCGTGTTTCACGCCCTGCACCAGATGAGCAGTGGCAGATCAAGCCCAATGAGCAGGACAAGATTCACACCGTGGCGCTCAGCCATCTGACCCGGTTCATGGAGGTCGGCCCGCGGCTGATGAAGCAGGAGATCCCGACGCTGCCTCGTGTGTCCGGCGAAAAGAAGATCGTCGCACAGTCAGGGCGTGGACGTCTGGAAATGCACGACGGAACCCGCGTTCTTTTTCTGGCTGGCAGCCCTGAGGACATGGGCCGCCAGCATGGCGAACTCCTGAAACCTGAGATCCAGGACGTATCGGGGAAGATTCTTTACGGCATCGGTGTCGGCAGCAGCTTCTTCAAGGGCAACTGGTTCTTCGGCGAAGTCGAGAACGCGCAATCGCGGGTGGTGAAGTTCGTCGATCCGCGTGTTCTGCGGGAGATGGACGCCCTCGCCGATGCCGCCGACCTGCATCGACAGGAAGCCCGGCTCAGTAACTTCTTCCCGGAATTGTTCCATTGCAGCGGCTTTGCGCTGCTCGGCAAATCAACTGCCGACGGCCACGTCTATCACGGCCGCGTCCTCGACTATCTCCGGGGCGTCGGCCTGGAGCAGAACGCCGTCGTTACCGTTTACCAACCTGACGACGGGCGCCACGCGTGGGTCAATCTCACCTACGCCGGATTCGTCGGTTCCGTGACGGCGATGAACGAGAAGGGAATCAGTATTGGCGAGATGGGCGGGCACGGCTACGGCGACTGGGACGGCAAACCCATGGCGCAGCTCGTTCGCGAAGTCATGGAAAATGCGAGCACTCTGGATGAGGCGATCGCAATCATGAAGGCCGGTCCGCGAACGTGTGAGTACTACTACGTCGTCGCGGACGGCAAGACAAAGCAGGCCGTCGGTATCGGCGCGACGCCGACGACATTCGAAGTCGTCCGCCCCGGGGAGGCTCATCCGAAGCTGAGCAAACCGGTCGAAGACACCGTACTGCTGTCGGCCGGCGACCGGTACGACCTGCTGTCGGCGCGTGTAAAGGAGAAGTGGGGCAAGTTCGATGCGACCGCCGCCATCGAGCTGATGAGCCGCCCGATCTGCATGACGAGCAACATCCAGTCGGTATTGTTCGTCCCTGATACGCTCGACTTTTACGTCGCCAATGCCGACGGGCAGAATGTAGCGAGTCATACGCGGTTCACGAAGTACAACCTCAACGAGCTCTTGAAGAAGAAAGCGTCAGAGGCAGAGCAAACCAAGGCTGAACCTTCGAAGAAGCGGACGACAGGGTTCTAA
- a CDS encoding Cof-type HAD-IIB family hydrolase, giving the protein MSRVPKQPRSIAPAQIPPIGLVAIDLDGTLLTDQKQVSKRTARALAALPSRGVKVVIASARPPRSVKPIYELLGLDTWQINYNGALIWDHPNLQIVHHQPMPPALVNAIVQHARGAYPDCLVSCEILDKWFTDRYDNTYTTETGRMFEPDLVAPLWMFLSQPVTKLMLLGPTTMIDDLTQLVREAFPQVAVVRSDPELLQIMDASASKAAALNYVGEAYGVPMSRVMAIGDAMNDLEMLQAAGVAVAMDNAPPAIKQVSHWVAPSNNDHGVHAALVRYGLVD; this is encoded by the coding sequence ATGTCCCGCGTACCGAAACAGCCCCGTTCGATCGCTCCGGCGCAGATTCCCCCGATCGGCCTGGTGGCGATCGACCTTGATGGCACGCTCCTCACGGACCAGAAACAGGTCAGCAAGCGGACCGCGCGCGCGCTGGCGGCACTGCCTTCCCGTGGGGTGAAAGTGGTGATTGCCTCGGCCAGACCGCCTCGAAGCGTCAAACCGATTTACGAACTGCTGGGACTCGACACCTGGCAGATCAACTACAACGGCGCGCTGATCTGGGATCACCCCAACCTTCAGATCGTGCATCACCAGCCAATGCCGCCAGCTCTGGTGAACGCGATCGTGCAGCACGCCCGCGGTGCCTATCCCGACTGCCTGGTGAGCTGCGAGATCCTCGACAAGTGGTTCACCGACCGGTACGACAACACCTACACGACCGAGACCGGTCGCATGTTCGAGCCGGATCTGGTCGCCCCGCTCTGGATGTTCCTCTCACAGCCGGTCACCAAGCTCATGCTGCTCGGCCCCACGACCATGATCGACGACCTGACGCAGCTCGTCCGCGAGGCCTTCCCCCAGGTCGCCGTGGTGCGGAGTGATCCGGAGCTGCTGCAGATCATGGACGCCTCGGCCAGTAAGGCGGCCGCGCTGAACTACGTCGGAGAGGCCTATGGCGTGCCCATGAGCCGGGTCATGGCGATCGGCGATGCGATGAACGACCTCGAAATGCTTCAGGCAGCCGGCGTCGCCGTCGCGATGGACAACGCACCGCCCGCCATCAAACAGGTGTCACATTGGGTCGCGCCGTCGAACAACGACCATGGCGTGCACGCGGCGTTGGTCCGGTACGGCCTGGTTGATTGA
- the truD gene encoding tRNA pseudouridine(13) synthase TruD yields the protein MPLPYLTPSFPGIGGTIKNRPEDFFVQELPLYEPSGEGEHVYCEIQKCGITTIDAIDKLAKSLRVSARDIGYAGMKDAQAVTRQMVSIPGITEEQAMTATVEGVQVLWAARHANKLRLGHLAGNRFAIKIRDVRPTDVVKVDGVFADIRKRGMPNYFGEQRFGWRNDNDRVGAAYIRGADAEVIRLLAGAPDPTVDDEESLAARTLYEQGDLQGALNRLPRRLNVEAKVLGRFIRTGDASAAVAIVDERIRKIWISALQSRLFNDVVATRIAGLNKLLDGDLAWKHENGSAFIVESAAVEQPRCDAFEISPSGPMLGYRMSLPEREALAIEKAVFEAAGLTGDDFSRAGDLRIKGARRPLRVQPGECRLEAGSDEHGGFITVAFTLPPGSFATVLLREFMKVAETPTTRIQ from the coding sequence ATGCCACTCCCTTACCTTACCCCGTCGTTCCCCGGCATTGGCGGAACGATCAAGAACCGCCCGGAAGACTTCTTTGTCCAGGAGCTGCCCCTCTACGAGCCCAGTGGCGAAGGCGAACACGTTTACTGCGAGATCCAGAAGTGTGGCATCACGACGATCGACGCGATCGACAAGCTGGCCAAATCGCTCCGTGTCTCAGCGCGAGACATCGGCTACGCCGGCATGAAGGACGCGCAGGCCGTGACGCGTCAGATGGTCTCCATTCCCGGCATCACCGAGGAACAGGCGATGACCGCAACGGTCGAGGGTGTGCAAGTGCTCTGGGCGGCGCGACACGCGAACAAGCTTAGACTCGGCCACCTGGCCGGTAATCGTTTTGCGATCAAGATTCGTGACGTGCGGCCGACCGATGTCGTCAAGGTCGATGGCGTATTTGCGGACATACGAAAACGCGGCATGCCCAACTACTTCGGCGAGCAGCGCTTCGGCTGGCGGAATGACAACGACCGCGTGGGGGCGGCATACATTCGAGGCGCCGACGCCGAAGTGATCCGCCTGCTGGCGGGTGCCCCTGACCCGACTGTTGATGACGAAGAATCCCTTGCGGCTCGAACTCTTTACGAGCAGGGAGACCTCCAGGGTGCGCTGAACCGGTTACCGCGACGGTTGAACGTTGAGGCGAAGGTCCTTGGCCGATTCATCAGGACCGGCGATGCCTCCGCCGCCGTGGCAATTGTCGACGAGCGGATCCGCAAGATCTGGATCTCGGCGCTGCAGAGCCGGCTCTTCAATGACGTTGTGGCGACCCGGATTGCCGGTCTCAACAAGCTTTTGGACGGGGACCTGGCCTGGAAGCACGAGAACGGGTCGGCATTCATAGTCGAATCTGCAGCCGTCGAACAACCCCGATGCGACGCGTTCGAAATCAGCCCGAGCGGACCGATGCTTGGTTACCGAATGTCGCTGCCGGAACGGGAAGCGCTGGCAATCGAGAAAGCCGTCTTCGAGGCGGCCGGGCTGACTGGCGATGACTTCAGCCGCGCGGGCGACCTGCGTATCAAAGGTGCTCGTCGGCCACTCAGAGTTCAGCCCGGTGAATGCCGCCTGGAAGCCGGCAGCGACGAGCACGGCGGATTCATCACGGTCGCCTTCACTTTACCGCCGGGATCATTCGCGACGGTCCTCCTTCGGGAGTTCATGAAGGTTGCCGAGACACCCACCACGCGCATTCAATAG
- the addA gene encoding helicase-exonuclease AddAB subunit AddA produces the protein MPEGTPPAKPSLTPDQRRGVETVGRSLLLSAAAGSGKTRVLAERCAYLVCDAPPPYRCDVTELLVVTFTEASAAEMRERIGRTLQSRVHNCPDSRLQTQAALLEQAQISTLHGFCTTLLRQHFHLVGLDPAFSVMDEYEGKLLRLDVGRDLIRRRYETDQQQSLSRLLDGYYDGEDERLLSEILRVHEMLQSLIDPEAWIRQSLDKTEQAAKYPLAKHPLGHELLALIRRRIIGLGGRCNLALASMRKLGRFEPYEDQIVGILQIYRHLFKQLQTRSVDVVAEELAGVEKLPNLKPVRATVPNKDQAKALVDAVAEEFKNGSWRTLLKSTEAQWRDGMTRVVPYARELLELVAEFGREYRRVKDESRQLDFNDLEHFSLKVLRDSTQPGLVASSAARYYQRLFKHVLVDEYQDINELQNAILSLVSAEARDEPGASGAEAPHRPSLPSNFFCVGDVKQSIYRFRLADPKQFLAREAALRGAGSAGEVIDLRQNFRSRGPLLEAINRVFERLMTRSAVEIEYDQTQRLAAGRVFPDADDARVFSGAPIELHVLPRDAGDGDTPEQAVEEWDRTEREAALAARRILEIVGRAGQAAMRVYDRQGTVPRPATFGDIVVLLRTRKFKAGQFVRIFERFGIPTHAESGSGFFESTEIRDMLALLGLLDNQAQDFELAAFLRSPLARMENVEDALATAVVAYRQSAPPIPFHEAVARYATEKTDAVAADLRSRLEWLADLRHQANRQPVHETIWAVYQQSGYLAYVAGLPGGQQRSANLIELYDRARSFGTHRRQDLGRFLEFLRTLEAEADLGQPSVASEAEDVVRILTVHGAKGLEFPIVIVPDFGKAINTFDAAGAVVVDRTHGLGMKVVNEELFARYPSVGQLVVEDQLKKSLMAEELRVLYVAMTRAMEHLVLIGTTDGRSVDGWEKRWTGHSGPLPDADILGAGSMLAWLGPVWAADHAENQPTLELIRHSLAELHDPRSPGATHDVSRLVQAVQTLRPLDATPVLSPEGAKVVARLEYAYPFEAQSARAAVSSVTAMAKGQTPKTLPAAPSTDIVNTERSDRLALPAFMSAGESVAAAADKGTATHTVLQHLRFIEAGNRSQIEAQVDRMVAEGRLTETDRGLVDVATIEWFVGTELGMLLRTNEGRLMREMPVYFAVSPQDESVRSADSIEPSGLDSMMVRGRLDLFIPLPNGGVLVDYKTDNVRSAELIESRKQTYEPQMRAYGDAIARITGVPVARRYLVFLTPRRVEEV, from the coding sequence ATGCCCGAAGGTACCCCACCCGCAAAACCGTCGCTTACGCCCGACCAGCGTCGCGGCGTTGAGACCGTCGGCCGCAGCCTTCTGCTGTCAGCCGCCGCCGGTTCGGGAAAGACGCGCGTTCTTGCCGAGCGATGCGCCTACCTCGTCTGCGACGCGCCGCCGCCCTACCGGTGCGATGTCACTGAGCTTCTGGTTGTGACGTTCACGGAGGCATCTGCAGCTGAGATGCGCGAGCGGATCGGTAGAACACTCCAATCCCGCGTTCACAATTGTCCGGACAGTCGATTGCAGACTCAGGCGGCACTGCTCGAGCAAGCGCAGATCAGTACGCTTCACGGGTTCTGTACCACGCTGCTCCGGCAACACTTTCACCTCGTGGGTCTGGATCCGGCATTCTCGGTGATGGACGAGTATGAAGGGAAACTCCTCCGGCTGGATGTCGGCCGCGACCTGATCCGCCGTCGATACGAGACAGACCAGCAGCAGAGTCTTTCCCGCCTTCTTGATGGCTACTACGACGGCGAAGACGAGCGTCTGCTCTCCGAGATCCTTCGCGTCCACGAGATGCTGCAAAGCCTGATCGACCCGGAGGCGTGGATACGGCAGAGCCTCGACAAAACCGAGCAGGCGGCTAAGTACCCTCTCGCGAAGCATCCACTCGGCCACGAACTGCTTGCACTCATCCGCAGGCGCATCATCGGCCTGGGAGGCCGCTGCAATCTTGCGCTGGCATCAATGCGCAAGCTGGGCCGGTTCGAACCGTACGAAGATCAGATTGTCGGTATCCTTCAGATCTATCGACACCTGTTCAAGCAGCTCCAGACCCGCAGCGTTGACGTCGTCGCCGAAGAGCTGGCGGGCGTCGAAAAGCTGCCGAACCTGAAGCCGGTCAGGGCGACGGTGCCGAACAAGGATCAGGCCAAGGCGCTTGTTGATGCGGTCGCCGAAGAGTTCAAGAACGGCTCGTGGCGGACGCTTCTCAAATCCACCGAGGCCCAGTGGCGCGACGGCATGACACGCGTCGTACCGTATGCCCGCGAGCTGCTCGAACTCGTGGCCGAGTTCGGCCGCGAGTATCGGCGCGTCAAAGACGAGAGTCGGCAGCTCGATTTCAACGACCTGGAACACTTCAGCCTGAAGGTCCTGCGCGACTCGACCCAGCCCGGCCTCGTTGCATCCAGCGCAGCTCGCTACTACCAGCGGCTGTTCAAGCACGTGCTGGTGGACGAGTATCAGGACATCAACGAGCTACAGAACGCGATCCTGTCACTGGTCAGCGCAGAAGCCAGGGATGAGCCCGGAGCGAGCGGCGCGGAAGCACCTCATCGACCCTCGTTGCCCAGCAATTTTTTCTGCGTCGGGGATGTGAAGCAGAGCATCTATCGATTCCGCCTGGCCGACCCAAAGCAGTTTCTGGCTCGCGAGGCGGCACTTCGCGGTGCGGGTAGCGCCGGCGAAGTGATCGATCTGCGGCAGAACTTCCGCAGCCGAGGGCCACTCCTGGAGGCAATCAACCGCGTGTTCGAGCGTCTGATGACCCGGTCCGCCGTCGAGATTGAGTACGACCAGACGCAGCGGCTCGCCGCCGGGCGAGTTTTTCCAGACGCCGACGACGCCCGCGTCTTCTCCGGTGCGCCCATCGAGTTGCACGTTCTGCCGCGCGACGCCGGCGACGGCGACACCCCTGAGCAAGCCGTCGAGGAATGGGACCGCACGGAGCGCGAAGCCGCACTCGCCGCCCGGCGAATTCTGGAAATCGTTGGCAGAGCCGGACAGGCGGCGATGCGGGTCTATGACCGACAAGGCACGGTCCCCCGCCCGGCGACATTCGGCGACATCGTCGTGCTGCTGCGGACGCGCAAGTTCAAAGCCGGGCAGTTCGTGCGGATCTTCGAGCGTTTCGGCATCCCCACCCACGCCGAAAGTGGTAGCGGGTTCTTCGAGTCGACCGAGATCCGCGACATGCTCGCGTTACTCGGCCTGCTCGATAATCAGGCCCAGGACTTTGAGCTGGCGGCGTTTCTCCGCAGTCCGCTCGCTCGGATGGAGAACGTCGAGGATGCACTCGCGACGGCGGTTGTCGCGTATCGCCAAAGCGCGCCGCCGATTCCATTTCACGAGGCGGTCGCGCGCTACGCGACGGAGAAGACCGACGCGGTCGCCGCCGATCTACGGTCGCGCCTCGAATGGCTCGCCGACCTTCGCCATCAGGCCAATCGTCAGCCAGTGCATGAAACGATCTGGGCGGTGTACCAGCAGTCGGGATACCTCGCTTACGTCGCCGGCTTGCCGGGTGGACAGCAGCGATCGGCAAACCTGATCGAGCTGTATGACCGCGCGCGAAGTTTCGGCACCCATCGGCGGCAGGACCTGGGACGGTTCCTGGAGTTCCTTCGAACGCTTGAGGCCGAGGCGGATCTGGGACAACCTTCGGTCGCGAGCGAAGCGGAGGATGTGGTACGCATTCTGACGGTCCACGGGGCGAAGGGGCTGGAGTTTCCGATCGTTATCGTTCCCGACTTTGGCAAAGCGATCAACACGTTCGACGCCGCCGGGGCTGTGGTGGTCGATCGCACACACGGCCTGGGCATGAAGGTGGTGAACGAAGAACTGTTTGCGCGATACCCGTCGGTCGGGCAGTTGGTGGTGGAAGACCAACTGAAGAAGAGCCTAATGGCCGAGGAGCTACGGGTGCTGTACGTCGCGATGACTCGGGCGATGGAACACCTGGTGCTCATCGGCACGACCGACGGCCGCAGCGTCGACGGGTGGGAGAAGCGCTGGACCGGCCACTCGGGACCGCTGCCCGATGCCGACATCCTCGGTGCCGGCTCCATGCTCGCTTGGCTGGGCCCGGTCTGGGCCGCCGACCATGCGGAGAACCAGCCCACGCTCGAACTCATCCGACATTCACTGGCAGAATTGCATGACCCGCGATCCCCGGGTGCCACGCATGACGTGTCGCGGTTGGTCCAGGCTGTGCAGACACTTCGGCCACTGGATGCAACGCCGGTCCTGTCGCCAGAGGGAGCAAAGGTCGTGGCCAGACTGGAGTATGCCTATCCATTCGAGGCGCAGTCCGCACGGGCGGCGGTCAGTAGTGTGACGGCAATGGCGAAAGGGCAAACGCCGAAAACCCTACCTGCTGCGCCAAGTACCGATATCGTCAACACGGAACGCTCGGATCGCTTGGCCCTCCCCGCATTCATGTCCGCTGGCGAATCAGTTGCCGCCGCGGCCGATAAGGGCACCGCGACTCACACCGTACTCCAGCACCTTCGATTCATCGAAGCGGGAAACCGATCCCAGATAGAGGCACAGGTCGACCGCATGGTGGCCGAAGGACGACTAACCGAAACCGACCGCGGCTTGGTCGACGTGGCAACGATTGAATGGTTCGTCGGCACGGAACTGGGCATGCTGCTGCGGACGAACGAAGGCAGACTCATGCGCGAGATGCCCGTCTACTTTGCCGTGTCGCCGCAAGACGAATCCGTCCGATCTGCCGATTCGATCGAACCGTCTGGGCTTGATTCAATGATGGTCCGCGGCAGGCTCGACCTGTTCATTCCGCTACCCAATGGTGGTGTGCTGGTCGATTACAAGACCGACAACGTCCGATCCGCTGAATTGATCGAGTCACGTAAGCAGACTTACGAACCCCAGATGCGAGCGTACGGCGATGCCATTGCACGGATCACCGGAGTGCCGGTCGCCAGGCGATATCTCGTATTCCTCACACCCCGGCGAGTGGAAGAAGTTTGA
- a CDS encoding type II secretion system protein, with the protein MSEVRVEALSLFPSRKSALRSGFTLVELLVVIGIIALLISILLPSLSKARQQGQKIKCLANIRSLQMAVIMYSNENKQYLPAVNWGKDATVNGKVPAGWLYPTNVTWPFTTPITTKELEQGSLYQYLKTPDVYRCPGHPTEMVIGKTDSVTSYLMNGSMNGFGRVTLYKITQFKSDETCFWEADERGNPFNDGSSFPDESFRPAGVGDSEAYAIRHGKYSTLGFIDGHAEAFPHDEILKLANEKNIKRNILWCVPFGVSALGV; encoded by the coding sequence ATGTCGGAAGTCCGCGTCGAAGCCTTGTCGTTGTTTCCTTCCCGCAAGTCCGCTTTACGCTCCGGTTTCACACTGGTCGAGCTTTTGGTGGTGATCGGGATCATTGCCCTCCTCATCTCCATTCTGCTTCCATCGCTGAGCAAAGCGCGCCAGCAGGGCCAAAAGATCAAATGCCTGGCGAACATCCGTTCGCTCCAGATGGCCGTCATCATGTACTCCAACGAGAACAAGCAATACTTGCCCGCGGTCAACTGGGGCAAGGACGCTACTGTTAACGGGAAGGTGCCCGCCGGTTGGCTCTATCCGACGAACGTGACCTGGCCGTTCACAACGCCGATCACCACCAAAGAGCTGGAGCAGGGTTCGCTCTACCAATACCTGAAGACGCCAGATGTGTACCGTTGCCCGGGCCATCCGACGGAGATGGTCATTGGTAAGACCGACAGTGTCACCAGTTATCTCATGAACGGATCCATGAACGGCTTCGGACGGGTGACGCTCTATAAGATCACCCAGTTTAAGTCGGACGAAACATGCTTCTGGGAAGCCGACGAGCGAGGCAACCCGTTTAACGACGGGTCGAGCTTCCCGGATGAAAGTTTCAGACCGGCGGGAGTAGGCGATTCTGAAGCCTACGCCATCCGCCATGGCAAGTATTCGACGCTCGGCTTTATCGACGGACATGCCGAAGCCTTCCCGCATGACGAGATCCTGAAACTCGCGAACGAGAAGAACATCAAGCGCAACATTCTCTGGTGCGTTCCGTTTGGTGTTTCGGCACTGGGCGTGTAA
- a CDS encoding YkgJ family cysteine cluster protein encodes MELPVVTPSNPKKQPWFAEGLDFTCTTCGNCCTGGPGFVWVEEVEIERAAAHLQLTVAEFKKKFSRKIGQKISFKEVRRPNGNHDCVFLTEIPAEQPAGGSNELEPGEPIPLTRRVCGIYPVRPLQCRTWPFWGENVVNQSAWNRAAKGCPGINRGGRHFDAERIVELRDARDWPENPPTSGAATSDRK; translated from the coding sequence ATGGAGCTTCCCGTTGTCACACCGTCTAACCCCAAGAAACAGCCTTGGTTCGCCGAAGGGCTCGACTTTACCTGCACCACCTGCGGCAACTGCTGCACCGGCGGGCCGGGCTTCGTGTGGGTGGAAGAGGTCGAGATCGAGCGCGCAGCCGCCCACCTGCAGTTGACTGTCGCCGAGTTCAAGAAGAAATTCTCTCGCAAGATCGGCCAGAAGATCAGCTTCAAGGAGGTTCGCCGCCCCAACGGAAACCACGACTGCGTCTTTCTGACGGAGATCCCGGCGGAACAGCCTGCCGGTGGATCGAATGAACTGGAGCCCGGCGAGCCCATTCCACTTACGCGGCGTGTCTGTGGGATCTACCCGGTCCGGCCCCTGCAGTGCCGAACCTGGCCCTTCTGGGGTGAGAACGTTGTGAACCAGTCGGCGTGGAACCGGGCAGCCAAGGGCTGCCCCGGGATCAACCGGGGCGGACGGCATTTCGATGCGGAACGAATCGTGGAGCTTCGCGATGCAAGAGACTGGCCGGAGAACCCGCCTACGTCGGGTGCGGCAACCTCCGACAGAAAGTGA